Proteins from a genomic interval of Rosa chinensis cultivar Old Blush chromosome 2, RchiOBHm-V2, whole genome shotgun sequence:
- the LOC112190517 gene encoding metalloendoproteinase 3-MMP codes for MAPKSYLSLFTVTLLLLLLALFSFLCNATANSSPFEVIEHLKGCHKGDKVKGINDLKKYLQKFGYLNYENHRHSNDDDFDEHLEEAVKTYQLNFHLKSTGTLDDKTLSTMMMPRCGVPDIINGTTSMRSAQIKSQHRAIHTTVHFSFPDGNLKWPSSKYHLTYGFLAGTPSEAQGAVAQAFSTWAKNTHFTFSKAQNYQSADLKVSFHKGDHGDGNSFDGPGGQLAHAAYPTEGALHYDADETWSVGAKPGAMDIQSVGLHEIGHLLGLGHSSVEEAIMYPTIPDGVYKSLHEDDIQGIKALYNV; via the exons ATGGCACCAAAATCTTATCTTTCTCTTTTCACAGTCactctccttctcctcctcctcgccCTCTTTTCTTTCCTCTGTAATGCAACGGCAAACTCATCTCCGTTTGAGGTCATCGAGCATCTTAAGGGTTGTCACAAAGGTGACAAGGTCAAGGGCATCAACGACCTCAAGAAGTACCTTCAAAAGTTCGGTTACTTAAATTATGAGAACCACAGACATTCCAATGACGATGATTTTGACGAGCACTTGGAGGAAGCCGTCAAGACTTACCAGCTCAATTTCCACCTCAAGTCCACCGGAACATTGGACGACAAAACCCTATCAACGATGATGATGCCTCGTTGTGGTGTGCCTGATATCATCAATGGCACCACATCCATGCGATCAGCCCAGATAAAGAGCCAGCACC GTGCAATTCATACCACTGTTCACTTCTCATTTCCCGATGGAAATCTAAAATGGCCTTCTTCAAAATACCATCTGACTTACGGTTTTCTAGCCGGCACCCCATCAGAAGCCCAGGGCGCTGTCGCACAGGCTTTCTCAACATGGGCTAAGAACACTCACTTCACATTCAGCAAGGCTCAAAATTACCAGAGTGCTGATTTGAAGGTTAGCTTTCATAAGGGTGATCATGGAGACGGGAATTCATTTGATGGGCCTGGCGGACAGCTGGCCCATGCTGCTTACCCTACGGAGGGAGCATTGCACTACGACGCAGATGAGACTTGGTCTGTAGGTGCCAAACCAGGTGCCATGGACATTCAGAGTGTTGGTTTGCATGAAATTGGGCACCTTCTGGGACTTGGACACAGCTCAGTGGAGGAAGCTATCATGTATCCAACCATCCCCGACGGAGTGTATAAAAGTTTGCATGAGGACGATATTCAAGGAATAAAAGCTTTATACAACGTTTGA